Proteins from a genomic interval of Synechococcus sp. A15-28:
- a CDS encoding isoamylase, with translation MPCLKALSGIHPGTPWPLGSSITPRGVNFSVAAPAADRIELLIFETATAPTPQRVIELDARRHRSGDYWHVELEGVGEGCCYGYRVFGPLASGGHGFQPAKVLLDPAARAISGWDVYDRVLATGPTPNAHACLKAVVTERDRFDFQNHPRPRHSWQRSVIYEMHVGGFTRREDSGVAADQRGTYLGLIDKLPYLKDLGITAIELLPVFCFDPADAPLGRDNVWGYSPLSWFTPHHGYGCGDDPLQLRHQVRQLVAACHDAEIEVLLDVVYNHTTEGTRLGPTLSWRGFADRTYYHQSSSGDYLDVSGCGNSIAASQPLSTQLILESMRCWALELGVDGFRFDLGIALSRGNQLKPLDDPPLFQAIEADPELSDLKLVSEPWDCGGLYRLEDFPAQRIGTWNGHFRDGLRRFWKGDEHSTWSLAQRFKGSPDLYNDKPVDLGRSVNLITAHDGFTLADLVAYNRKHNLANGEDNRDGENHNNSWNHGVEGPTTDPQMLALRRRQQRNLLSTLLLARGVPMLLMGDEVGRSQGGNNNSWCQDSPLSWMVWNDDHCDLDLKCFLQRLLKLRQALPQLFNPLVPPVEPNRKQLQPPSGLWRQWHGVELSKPDWAAWSRTTATSLHMGSRGALLWMGFNAYNEPLNFELPVPASPWMQVIDTSLPAGEDLPAQAVPVDGVDIPLASRSLVLLLARDVASDLTF, from the coding sequence GTGCCATGCCTCAAGGCCTTGAGCGGCATCCATCCGGGCACGCCCTGGCCCCTCGGCAGCAGCATCACTCCGCGGGGCGTGAATTTCTCGGTGGCGGCACCGGCGGCGGACCGGATCGAGCTGCTGATCTTCGAGACGGCGACGGCGCCGACACCTCAGCGGGTGATTGAACTGGATGCCCGCCGCCACCGCTCCGGCGATTACTGGCATGTGGAGCTGGAGGGGGTTGGCGAGGGCTGCTGCTACGGCTACCGGGTGTTCGGGCCTCTGGCGTCGGGGGGGCACGGCTTCCAGCCCGCCAAGGTGCTGCTGGATCCGGCAGCCCGTGCCATCAGCGGCTGGGACGTCTACGACCGGGTGCTGGCCACCGGCCCAACCCCGAACGCCCACGCCTGCCTGAAGGCGGTGGTGACCGAACGGGATCGCTTCGATTTCCAGAACCATCCCCGGCCCCGCCACAGCTGGCAGCGCTCGGTGATCTACGAAATGCACGTGGGCGGCTTCACCCGCCGCGAAGATTCCGGCGTCGCCGCGGATCAGCGGGGCACCTACCTGGGGCTGATCGACAAACTGCCCTACCTCAAGGACCTCGGCATCACGGCGATCGAACTGCTGCCGGTGTTCTGCTTCGACCCTGCCGATGCGCCACTAGGCCGCGACAACGTTTGGGGCTACAGCCCTTTGAGCTGGTTTACGCCCCACCATGGTTACGGCTGTGGAGACGATCCACTGCAGCTGCGCCATCAGGTGCGCCAGCTGGTGGCGGCCTGCCATGACGCCGAGATCGAGGTGTTGCTGGATGTGGTGTACAACCACACCACTGAGGGCACCCGGCTGGGGCCGACCCTGAGTTGGCGTGGCTTCGCCGATCGCACTTACTACCACCAGAGCAGCAGTGGCGACTATCTGGATGTGAGTGGCTGCGGCAACTCCATCGCCGCCAGCCAACCGCTGAGCACCCAGCTGATCCTGGAATCGATGCGCTGCTGGGCGCTGGAGCTGGGGGTGGATGGCTTCCGCTTTGATCTCGGCATCGCCCTCAGCCGCGGCAACCAGCTCAAGCCACTGGATGATCCGCCACTGTTTCAAGCGATCGAAGCCGATCCGGAACTCAGCGATCTCAAGCTGGTGAGCGAGCCCTGGGATTGCGGCGGCCTCTACCGGCTGGAAGACTTTCCGGCCCAGCGGATCGGCACCTGGAACGGCCACTTCCGCGATGGATTGCGCCGCTTCTGGAAGGGCGACGAGCACAGCACCTGGAGCCTGGCCCAACGGTTCAAGGGCAGTCCGGATCTGTACAACGACAAGCCGGTGGACCTGGGCCGCTCGGTGAACCTGATCACCGCACACGACGGTTTCACCCTGGCGGACCTGGTGGCCTACAACCGCAAACACAACCTGGCCAACGGCGAAGACAACCGCGACGGTGAAAACCACAACAACAGCTGGAACCATGGCGTGGAGGGTCCGACGACCGATCCACAGATGCTGGCCCTGCGCAGGCGTCAGCAGCGCAATCTGCTGAGCACCCTGCTGCTGGCTCGCGGCGTGCCAATGCTGCTGATGGGCGATGAGGTGGGCCGCAGCCAGGGGGGCAACAACAACAGCTGGTGCCAGGACAGCCCCCTCAGCTGGATGGTGTGGAACGACGACCACTGCGATCTGGACCTGAAGTGCTTCCTGCAGCGCTTGCTGAAATTGCGTCAGGCCCTGCCGCAACTGTTCAACCCCCTGGTGCCACCGGTGGAGCCCAACCGCAAGCAACTGCAGCCCCCCAGCGGCCTGTGGCGGCAATGGCACGGCGTGGAGCTGAGCAAACCCGACTGGGCGGCCTGGAGCCGCACCACGGCCACCAGCCTGCACATGGGCAGCCGCGGCGCCCTGTTGTGGATGGGCTTCAACGCCTACAACGAACCGCTCAATTTCGAACTGCCGGTGCCGGCCTCCCCCTGGATGCAGGTGATCGACACCTCCCTGCCCGCCGGAGAGGACCTGCCGGCACAAGCGGTGCCGGTCGACGGTGTGGACATCCCGCTGGCGAGCCGCAGCCTGGTGCTGCTGCTCGCCCGGGACGTTGCATCAGATCTGACGTTTTAA
- a CDS encoding MBL fold metallo-hydrolase, with product MTMTTALEPGRPPQQLRNDLWLFPPNRDCQGGSAWWLAAEPEPVLIDCPPLTEATLTALRDLAGDRTPRILLTSREGHGRLRRVQERFGWPVLVQEQEAYLLPNVEPLDTFAEEHVTSSGLRLLWTTGPTPGSCVVYAPVADLLFCGRLLTPLSPGRLGPLRHGRTFHWPHQLESLRRLRDWLPSEVSPQLASGAGLGALRGERLVPFSGWCEA from the coding sequence ATGACGATGACCACGGCCTTGGAGCCCGGTCGGCCTCCTCAGCAGCTGCGGAACGATCTCTGGCTGTTCCCCCCCAACCGCGACTGCCAGGGGGGCAGTGCCTGGTGGCTGGCGGCGGAGCCGGAGCCGGTGCTGATCGATTGCCCCCCACTCACCGAAGCAACCCTGACGGCCCTGCGTGACCTGGCGGGGGACCGCACTCCGCGCATCCTGCTCACCAGCCGGGAGGGGCATGGTCGCCTGCGGCGCGTCCAGGAACGTTTCGGCTGGCCGGTGCTGGTGCAGGAGCAGGAGGCTTATCTGCTGCCCAATGTGGAGCCCCTCGACACGTTCGCTGAGGAGCACGTCACCAGCAGTGGCCTTCGCTTGCTCTGGACCACCGGTCCAACTCCCGGCAGTTGTGTGGTGTACGCCCCCGTCGCCGATCTGTTGTTCTGCGGTCGTTTGCTGACGCCGTTAAGCCCAGGTCGCCTGGGACCGTTGCGCCATGGCCGCACATTTCACTGGCCACACCAACTCGAAAGTCTGCGGCGGCTGCGCGACTGGCTTCCTTCAGAAGTCAGTCCCCAACTGGCATCTGGGGCAGGCCTCGGGGCACTGAGAGGGGAGCGGTTGGTGCCCTTCAGCGGCTGGTGTGAGGCTTAG
- a CDS encoding HU family DNA-binding protein, which produces MNKADLVNLVAARTELTKTDVSMVVDAAIETIIDSVVEGKKVSILGFGSFEPRERSARQGLNPKTGEKIAIPAKRVPAFTAGKMFKDRVQG; this is translated from the coding sequence ATGAACAAAGCTGACCTGGTTAATCTGGTGGCTGCTCGCACCGAGCTCACCAAGACCGACGTCTCGATGGTTGTCGACGCCGCGATCGAAACCATCATCGATTCCGTTGTCGAAGGCAAAAAGGTGTCGATCCTCGGTTTCGGCTCCTTCGAGCCCCGCGAGCGTTCCGCCCGTCAGGGTCTGAACCCCAAGACCGGCGAAAAGATCGCCATCCCCGCCAAGCGCGTGCCCGCCTTCACCGCCGGCAAGATGTTCAAGGACCGCGTTCAGGGCTGA
- the gluQRS gene encoding tRNA glutamyl-Q(34) synthetase GluQRS: MPVPDHLLMGLEQGQRWRAEGRYRGRYAPSPTGVLHLGNLQTALLSWLQARQAGGLWLLRIDDLDTPRNRPGAVEAIQADLRWLGLDWDGEPMLQSSRRGLYSSWLSWLRRSALLFPCRCSRRELAGLARYPGTCREGSGGWGWRDRRLPSWRLRVPSDDPDRSGDVVVRRADGFIAYQLATVIDELVLGISDVVRGEDLREALPAQRSLYRALQQPPPRFHHGPLRCDAAGRKLSKREASAGLNSLREQGLDAAAVIGLLASDLGSVPSGTRLSAQELLEHLTQKGIHVSHS, encoded by the coding sequence ATGCCTGTTCCCGATCACCTGCTGATGGGTCTGGAGCAGGGCCAGCGCTGGCGGGCCGAAGGCCGATACCGCGGTCGCTACGCCCCCTCCCCTACCGGTGTGCTGCATCTCGGCAATCTGCAGACAGCCCTGTTGTCCTGGCTGCAGGCGCGCCAGGCCGGCGGACTCTGGCTGTTGCGCATCGATGACCTAGACACCCCCCGCAACCGGCCCGGTGCCGTTGAAGCGATCCAGGCCGACCTGCGCTGGCTCGGTCTCGACTGGGACGGGGAGCCGATGCTCCAGAGCTCCCGCCGCGGGCTGTACTCCTCCTGGCTCTCCTGGTTACGCCGCAGCGCTCTTCTGTTCCCCTGCCGTTGCTCACGGCGGGAGCTGGCCGGATTGGCCCGCTACCCCGGCACCTGTCGCGAGGGCAGCGGCGGCTGGGGTTGGCGCGATCGCCGGCTGCCCAGCTGGCGGTTGCGGGTGCCCAGCGACGATCCGGACCGCAGCGGGGATGTGGTGGTGCGCCGGGCCGATGGGTTCATTGCCTATCAGCTGGCCACCGTGATCGATGAACTGGTCCTCGGCATCAGCGATGTGGTGCGCGGGGAAGACCTTCGAGAGGCTCTGCCCGCCCAGCGCAGCCTGTACAGGGCCCTGCAACAGCCGCCACCACGCTTTCACCACGGCCCCTTGCGTTGTGATGCCGCAGGACGAAAGCTGTCGAAACGTGAAGCCAGTGCGGGGTTGAACAGCCTGCGAGAGCAGGGGCTGGACGCCGCGGCTGTGATCGGTCTGCTGGCCTCCGATCTCGGGTCTGTCCCGTCGGGAACCCGCCTGTCAGCCCAGGAGCTGCTGGAGCACTTGACTCAGAAAGGGATCCATGTTAGTCATTCTTAA
- a CDS encoding succinate dehydrogenase/fumarate reductase iron-sulfur subunit, whose product MKLTLRIWRQPAANQPGRYERHGLADVSPDVSLLEALDQLNEQLISEGERPVSFEHDCREGICGSCGFLVNGQAHGPKAATSVCQLYLREFEDGAELTLEPWRAKAFPAIQDLMVDRSALDRLIAAGGYCSTGTGQAPDGNAMPVGRDQATSALSTATCIGCGACVASCRNASASLFVAAKLAHLGQLPQGQPERASRARAMQDQMRAEGFGSCSSNLECEAVCPQEISADWISWMHRERRG is encoded by the coding sequence ATGAAACTCACCCTGCGCATCTGGCGTCAGCCCGCTGCAAACCAACCCGGCCGCTACGAACGCCACGGTCTGGCGGATGTGTCGCCGGATGTGTCACTGCTGGAGGCCCTCGATCAGCTGAACGAGCAATTGATCAGTGAGGGGGAGCGGCCGGTGAGTTTTGAGCACGATTGCCGGGAAGGCATCTGCGGTAGCTGCGGCTTTCTGGTGAACGGCCAGGCCCACGGCCCCAAAGCCGCCACGTCGGTGTGTCAGCTCTATCTGCGGGAATTCGAGGACGGCGCCGAATTGACCCTGGAGCCCTGGCGCGCCAAGGCCTTTCCGGCCATCCAGGATCTGATGGTGGACCGCTCAGCCTTGGACCGGCTGATCGCCGCGGGGGGCTATTGCTCCACCGGCACGGGTCAAGCGCCGGATGGGAATGCCATGCCGGTGGGCCGCGACCAGGCCACCAGTGCCCTCAGCACGGCCACCTGCATCGGCTGCGGTGCCTGCGTGGCCAGCTGCAGGAATGCCTCTGCCAGTTTGTTTGTCGCCGCCAAATTGGCGCACCTCGGTCAACTGCCCCAGGGCCAGCCGGAGCGCGCCTCAAGGGCCCGGGCCATGCAGGATCAGATGCGGGCTGAAGGCTTCGGCAGCTGCAGCAGCAACCTCGAATGCGAAGCGGTCTGCCCACAGGAGATCTCTGCGGACTGGATCAGCTGGATGCACCGGGAGCGACGAGGCTGA
- a CDS encoding fumarate reductase/succinate dehydrogenase flavoprotein subunit, which yields MSGLPDPRIPAGPISDAWQRTKEGLPLISPLRKGQIDVLVVGTGLAGASAAATLAQQGYRVTVLSFHDSPRRAHSVAAQGGINAARSVAVDGDSISRLFTDTLKGGDFRARESGCQRLAEISSSIIDQCVAQGVPFAREYGGSLATRSFGGALVSRTFYARGQTGQQLLYGAYQALMRQVELGRVRLLTRRDVLELITVDGVARGVVARHLLSGELEVHTARTVLLCSGGYSNVYFLSTNALKSNASAIWRAHRKGALFANPCFTQIHPTCIPSGDAFQSKLTLMSESLRNDGRIWLPVNAGDPRSAEEIPEQERDYFLERLYPSYGNMAPRDVASRRARELCNAGRGVGPGGRSVYLDLTDAIKAEGRDAIAARYGNLMTMYERISGDDPYRKPMRIYPAPHYTMGGLWVDYQLMSSIPGLFVLGEANYSEHGANRLGASALMQGLADGYFIAPSTVTAWLAGHPAPEVRPDHPACRDALESTRLRIEAMLAIDGTTPVDSFHRELGAVMIDRCGISRKADGLREGIAQVNALEQRFQAEVRVPGESQGPNAELEKALRVGDFFGLAQLMLRDALAREESCGAHFREEHQSPEGEARRDDANFAHIAAWEHQDGAEPIRHSEALQFTSLQPSTRSYK from the coding sequence ATGAGCGGCCTGCCCGACCCAAGGATTCCTGCCGGTCCGATCAGCGATGCCTGGCAGCGCACCAAGGAGGGACTCCCCCTGATCAGCCCCCTGCGCAAGGGCCAGATCGACGTGCTTGTGGTGGGCACCGGCCTGGCAGGGGCCTCCGCCGCAGCGACCCTGGCGCAGCAGGGCTACCGGGTGACGGTGCTGAGCTTTCACGACAGCCCCCGCCGAGCCCATTCGGTGGCGGCCCAGGGCGGGATCAATGCGGCACGATCCGTCGCCGTGGACGGCGACAGCATCAGTCGCCTGTTCACCGACACCCTGAAAGGGGGAGATTTCCGCGCTCGGGAGAGCGGCTGCCAGCGGCTGGCGGAGATCAGCAGCTCCATCATCGACCAGTGCGTCGCCCAGGGGGTGCCGTTCGCGCGGGAGTACGGCGGCAGCCTGGCCACCCGCAGCTTCGGCGGCGCCCTGGTGAGCCGCACCTTCTACGCCCGCGGCCAGACCGGTCAGCAGTTGCTGTACGGCGCCTATCAGGCGTTGATGCGCCAGGTGGAGCTTGGCCGGGTGCGACTGCTCACCCGCCGTGATGTGCTCGAGCTGATCACCGTCGATGGCGTGGCACGGGGCGTGGTGGCCCGCCACCTGCTCAGCGGTGAGCTGGAGGTGCACACGGCACGCACGGTGCTGCTCTGCAGCGGGGGTTACAGCAATGTCTACTTCCTCTCGACGAACGCGCTGAAATCCAACGCCAGCGCCATCTGGCGAGCCCACCGCAAGGGCGCCCTGTTCGCCAACCCCTGCTTCACCCAGATTCACCCCACCTGCATTCCCAGTGGTGATGCCTTCCAGAGCAAGCTGACGCTGATGAGCGAAAGCCTGCGCAACGACGGCCGGATCTGGCTGCCGGTGAACGCGGGGGACCCCCGCTCCGCCGAGGAGATCCCGGAGCAGGAACGCGACTATTTCCTGGAGCGGCTTTATCCCAGTTACGGCAACATGGCCCCTCGGGACGTGGCCTCACGCCGGGCGCGGGAACTGTGCAATGCGGGTCGGGGCGTAGGCCCCGGAGGTCGATCGGTCTATCTGGATCTGACGGATGCGATCAAGGCTGAGGGCCGCGACGCCATCGCTGCCCGCTACGGCAACTTGATGACGATGTACGAGCGGATCAGCGGTGATGATCCTTACCGCAAACCGATGCGGATCTACCCCGCCCCCCACTACACGATGGGTGGCCTGTGGGTGGATTATCAGTTGATGAGCTCCATCCCCGGCTTGTTCGTGCTGGGGGAGGCGAACTACTCCGAACACGGCGCCAACCGCCTGGGGGCGAGCGCCCTGATGCAAGGCCTCGCCGATGGCTACTTCATTGCGCCGTCCACGGTCACGGCCTGGCTGGCGGGCCACCCTGCCCCGGAGGTGAGGCCGGATCACCCCGCCTGCCGCGATGCCCTGGAGAGCACCCGCCTCCGCATCGAGGCCATGTTGGCCATTGACGGGACAACCCCTGTGGACAGCTTCCACCGGGAACTGGGTGCGGTGATGATCGACCGCTGCGGCATCAGCCGCAAAGCCGATGGCCTGCGGGAGGGCATCGCCCAGGTGAACGCGTTGGAACAGCGCTTCCAGGCTGAGGTGCGGGTGCCCGGAGAGAGCCAGGGACCCAACGCCGAACTGGAGAAGGCGCTGCGGGTGGGTGATTTCTTCGGGTTGGCGCAGCTGATGCTGCGGGATGCCTTGGCGCGGGAGGAGTCCTGCGGGGCCCACTTCCGCGAGGAGCACCAGAGCCCGGAGGGAGAAGCCCGCCGTGATGACGCCAACTTCGCCCACATCGCCGCCTGGGAACACCAGGATGGTGCCGAGCCGATCCGCCACAGCGAAGCGCTGCAGTTCACCTCGCTGCAACCCAGCACCAGGAGTTACAAATGA
- a CDS encoding succinate dehydrogenase cytochrome b subunit, translating to MLRSGNMDFSCRAEAALVTIPSAWIRSGAALTGLLLVLFVLVHLIGLLPAVLAPEQFEVYATALHSSPWLPLVEFGLLLLAVIHISLTLSKAMANRRAGNTATLRSRRQSPLASLASRSATAAGLVTLGFLILHLQQLRWPRPAAGEEAATLIQVLQQPWNAALYAGAALALALHLLHGAEAAHRSLGWLTPHNSGALRTGGGLMAALVGGGFLTVTLVLALGGVA from the coding sequence ATGCTGCGATCAGGGAACATGGACTTCAGCTGTCGTGCTGAGGCTGCCTTGGTCACCATCCCTTCAGCGTGGATTCGCTCGGGTGCCGCCCTCACGGGATTGCTGCTGGTGCTTTTTGTGCTGGTGCATCTGATCGGCCTGCTGCCAGCGGTGCTGGCGCCTGAGCAATTCGAGGTCTATGCCACAGCGCTGCACAGCAGCCCATGGCTGCCGCTGGTGGAGTTCGGCCTGCTGCTGCTGGCCGTGATTCACATCAGCCTCACCCTCAGCAAGGCCATGGCCAACCGCAGAGCCGGCAACACCGCAACGCTGCGCAGTCGTCGCCAATCCCCCCTGGCGTCCCTGGCCAGCCGCAGCGCGACAGCAGCCGGTCTGGTGACCCTTGGATTTCTGATCCTGCACCTGCAGCAATTGCGCTGGCCCCGCCCTGCAGCTGGAGAGGAAGCCGCCACATTGATCCAGGTGCTGCAACAACCCTGGAACGCAGCCCTCTACGCAGGTGCAGCTTTGGCCCTGGCCCTCCATCTGCTCCACGGCGCGGAGGCCGCCCACCGCAGCCTGGGCTGGTTGACACCGCACAACAGCGGCGCCCTGCGCACGGGGGGGGGCCTTATGGCCGCCCTGGTCGGCGGCGGCTTCCTGACCGTCACCCTGGTGCTGGCGCTGGGAGGTGTCGCATGA
- a CDS encoding DUF3493 domain-containing protein produces the protein MDPALRERLIRESRTPWRELRRLLWFALFASAGLGLFTMLFRASAGDSVDISDFGIQGGALVLFASLLWFDRNRSVDVDQDGVDG, from the coding sequence CTGGACCCGGCATTGAGGGAACGTCTGATCCGTGAGTCACGCACTCCCTGGCGGGAGCTCCGGCGTTTGCTCTGGTTCGCTTTGTTCGCCTCCGCTGGTCTTGGGCTCTTCACCATGCTCTTCCGTGCTTCTGCCGGCGACAGCGTCGACATCTCCGATTTCGGGATCCAGGGGGGTGCTCTCGTCCTCTTCGCCAGCCTCCTCTGGTTCGACCGCAACCGCAGTGTCGATGTCGATCAGGATGGAGTCGACGGCTGA